Proteins encoded in a region of the Athene noctua chromosome 4, bAthNoc1.hap1.1, whole genome shotgun sequence genome:
- the SPARCL1 gene encoding SPARC-like protein 1 isoform X1 produces MKAVALFICLVGSAFAIPTHPLNYNLGTHGQKTPEKTEDIHPEAPKEENAGYVDKGDLLPSHKNLKPEVSVPDTEHRDEPQTTRKQGRTGSEHQVKNSLKSINFLVLHNKPGLASDNQDSDSGSSSREQSSSEHYQFRRHEKHSNTANQHVLGNKENPMDALSLHHEHNMWKYNKNTAGLSEKNSESDEESVEEENEEWGKGTDYREMKHKGHQTNQSNQYERQQNENSMQADEIPRDSSQPSWITKRHGQKFNLEEEGRENNQKRYKEEIPLSQKTHNEDQDDKWQSQKRKDNIQVNYQSDHDTVVKRRDREDSDIDEDGHDSGDADSEDDLSNIWKEAAYEKEERIQSNDQESTSTEHEGEGTPEDDTAVRRETKYYQDVKIKDLIHTEQDDYDHEPPNSDSKQQLETSSSVQSMNSMESEDKVKTTGSSYGEMESAINRSEKALLDPCRNFHCKRGKVCHADKQGKPSCICQDPAACPPTKDYEHVCGTDNKTYDGTCQLFGTKCQLEGTKMGRQLHLDYMGSCKYIPHCTDYEVDQFPLRMRDWLKNILMQYYERDLDTSGFLTEKQRSKVKKIYQNDKRLMAGDHAVELLLHDFEKNYNMYVYPVHWQFHQLDQHPVNRLLTHSELAPLRASLVPMEHCITRFFQECDGDQDKLIALKEWCHCFGIKEEDVNENLLF; encoded by the exons ATGAAGGCTGTAGCTCTCTTCATTTGTCTTGTAGGATCAGCTTTTGCTATTCCA ACCCATCCCTTAAATTACAACCTCGGAACCCATGGACAGAAAACTCCAGAAAAG actgaagaTATTCATCCTGAAGCCCCAAAGGAAGAGAACGCAGGGTATGTAGACAAGGGTGATTTGCTGCCCAGTCACAAAAACCTAAAACCAGAGGTATCAGTACCAGACACTGAGCACAGGGATGAGCCCCAGACCACTagaaaacaaggaagaactgGTAGTGAGCATCAAGTGAAAAATAGCCTAAAAAGCATCAATTTCCTTGTGCTGCACAACAAACCAGGTTTGGCTTCTGATAACCAGGACAGTGActctggaagcagcagcagagaacagTCCAGCTCTGAGCATTACCAGTTCAGGAGGCATGAGAAACACAGCAATACAGCCAATCAACATGTTCTGGGCAACAAAGAAAATCCCATGGATGCTCTCAGTCTCCATCATGAGCATAACATGtggaaatacaataaaaatacagctggcctatctgaaaaaaacagtgaaagtgATGAAGAAAGTGTGGAAGAAGAGAATGAGGAATGGGGTAAAGGAACTGATTACAGAGAAATGAAGCACAAAGGCCACCAGACAAATCAAAGTAACCAATACGaaagacagcaaaatgaaaacagtatgCAAGCTGATGAAATCCCGAGAGATTCCAGTCAGCCAAGCTGGATAACCAAGAGGCATGGTCAGAAATTTAACctagaggaagaagggagggaaaacaaCCAGAAGCGCTATAAAGAAGAAATCCCCCTCTCTCAAAAAACTCATAACGAAGATCAGGATGACAAGTGGCAAAGCCAAAAGAGGAAAGACAATATTCAAGTAAACTATCAGAGTGATCACGACACAGTGGTGAAAAGGCGAGATAGAGAAGACAGTGACATTGATGAGGATGGTCATGACAGTGGTGATGCTGACAGCGAAGATGATCTCAGCAATATCTGGAAAGAAGCTGCCTATGAGAAAGAGGAGAGAATCCAGAGCAACGACCAGGAGAGCACCAGTACTGAGCATGAAGGGGAAGGAACCCCTGAAGATGACACTGCAGTTCGTAGAGAGACCAAGTATTACCAAGATGTCAAAATTAAAGACCTTATTCACACTGAACAAGATGATTACGATCATGAGCCACCTAATTCTGACAGCAAGCAACAACTGGAAACGAGTAGCTCTGTTCAGAGCATGAATTCAATGGAAAGTGAAGATAAG GTTAAGACTACAGGCAGTTCCTATGGTGAGATGGAAAGTGCAATCAACAGGAGTGAGAAGGCTCTCCTGG ACCCATGTAGGAACTTCCACTGCAAAAGAGGTAAAGTCTGCCATGCAGACAAACAAGGGAAACCCAGCTGTATTTGCCAAGATCCTGCTGCTTGCCCTCCTACTAAAGACTATGAGCAC GTCTGTGGTACAGATAATAAGACTTATGATGGCACATGTCAACTCTTTGGCACCAAATGTCAACTTGAAGGGACAAAAATGGGACGCCAGCTGCACCTAGACTATATGGGCTCCTGCAAAT ACATCCCCCACTGTACTGATTATGAAGTGGATCAGTTCCCCCTCCGGATGCGAGACTGGCTCAAAAACATCCTTATGCAGTATTACGAACGTGATCTGGATACTTCCGGATTTCtaactgaaaagcaaaggagCAAG GTCAAAAAAATCTACCAGAATGACAAGCGTCTCATGGCTGGCGACCACGCAGTTGAGCTGCTCCTGCATGACTTTGAGAAAAATTATAACATGTATGTGTACCCTGTGCACTGGCAGTTTCATCAGCTTGATCAGCACCCTGTTAAcag ATTATTAACACACTCTGAGCTTGCGCCATTGAGAGCCTCCCTTGTTCCCATGGAACACTGCATAACCCGTTTCTTCCAAGAGTGTGATGGAGACCAAGACAAACTCATTGCTTTGAAGGAATGGTGCCACTGCTTTGGGATTAAGGAAG
- the SPARCL1 gene encoding SPARC-like protein 1 isoform X2, giving the protein MTEDIHPEAPKEENAGYVDKGDLLPSHKNLKPEVSVPDTEHRDEPQTTRKQGRTGSEHQVKNSLKSINFLVLHNKPGLASDNQDSDSGSSSREQSSSEHYQFRRHEKHSNTANQHVLGNKENPMDALSLHHEHNMWKYNKNTAGLSEKNSESDEESVEEENEEWGKGTDYREMKHKGHQTNQSNQYERQQNENSMQADEIPRDSSQPSWITKRHGQKFNLEEEGRENNQKRYKEEIPLSQKTHNEDQDDKWQSQKRKDNIQVNYQSDHDTVVKRRDREDSDIDEDGHDSGDADSEDDLSNIWKEAAYEKEERIQSNDQESTSTEHEGEGTPEDDTAVRRETKYYQDVKIKDLIHTEQDDYDHEPPNSDSKQQLETSSSVQSMNSMESEDKVKTTGSSYGEMESAINRSEKALLDPCRNFHCKRGKVCHADKQGKPSCICQDPAACPPTKDYEHVCGTDNKTYDGTCQLFGTKCQLEGTKMGRQLHLDYMGSCKYIPHCTDYEVDQFPLRMRDWLKNILMQYYERDLDTSGFLTEKQRSKVKKIYQNDKRLMAGDHAVELLLHDFEKNYNMYVYPVHWQFHQLDQHPVNRLLTHSELAPLRASLVPMEHCITRFFQECDGDQDKLIALKEWCHCFGIKEEDVNENLLF; this is encoded by the exons ATG actgaagaTATTCATCCTGAAGCCCCAAAGGAAGAGAACGCAGGGTATGTAGACAAGGGTGATTTGCTGCCCAGTCACAAAAACCTAAAACCAGAGGTATCAGTACCAGACACTGAGCACAGGGATGAGCCCCAGACCACTagaaaacaaggaagaactgGTAGTGAGCATCAAGTGAAAAATAGCCTAAAAAGCATCAATTTCCTTGTGCTGCACAACAAACCAGGTTTGGCTTCTGATAACCAGGACAGTGActctggaagcagcagcagagaacagTCCAGCTCTGAGCATTACCAGTTCAGGAGGCATGAGAAACACAGCAATACAGCCAATCAACATGTTCTGGGCAACAAAGAAAATCCCATGGATGCTCTCAGTCTCCATCATGAGCATAACATGtggaaatacaataaaaatacagctggcctatctgaaaaaaacagtgaaagtgATGAAGAAAGTGTGGAAGAAGAGAATGAGGAATGGGGTAAAGGAACTGATTACAGAGAAATGAAGCACAAAGGCCACCAGACAAATCAAAGTAACCAATACGaaagacagcaaaatgaaaacagtatgCAAGCTGATGAAATCCCGAGAGATTCCAGTCAGCCAAGCTGGATAACCAAGAGGCATGGTCAGAAATTTAACctagaggaagaagggagggaaaacaaCCAGAAGCGCTATAAAGAAGAAATCCCCCTCTCTCAAAAAACTCATAACGAAGATCAGGATGACAAGTGGCAAAGCCAAAAGAGGAAAGACAATATTCAAGTAAACTATCAGAGTGATCACGACACAGTGGTGAAAAGGCGAGATAGAGAAGACAGTGACATTGATGAGGATGGTCATGACAGTGGTGATGCTGACAGCGAAGATGATCTCAGCAATATCTGGAAAGAAGCTGCCTATGAGAAAGAGGAGAGAATCCAGAGCAACGACCAGGAGAGCACCAGTACTGAGCATGAAGGGGAAGGAACCCCTGAAGATGACACTGCAGTTCGTAGAGAGACCAAGTATTACCAAGATGTCAAAATTAAAGACCTTATTCACACTGAACAAGATGATTACGATCATGAGCCACCTAATTCTGACAGCAAGCAACAACTGGAAACGAGTAGCTCTGTTCAGAGCATGAATTCAATGGAAAGTGAAGATAAG GTTAAGACTACAGGCAGTTCCTATGGTGAGATGGAAAGTGCAATCAACAGGAGTGAGAAGGCTCTCCTGG ACCCATGTAGGAACTTCCACTGCAAAAGAGGTAAAGTCTGCCATGCAGACAAACAAGGGAAACCCAGCTGTATTTGCCAAGATCCTGCTGCTTGCCCTCCTACTAAAGACTATGAGCAC GTCTGTGGTACAGATAATAAGACTTATGATGGCACATGTCAACTCTTTGGCACCAAATGTCAACTTGAAGGGACAAAAATGGGACGCCAGCTGCACCTAGACTATATGGGCTCCTGCAAAT ACATCCCCCACTGTACTGATTATGAAGTGGATCAGTTCCCCCTCCGGATGCGAGACTGGCTCAAAAACATCCTTATGCAGTATTACGAACGTGATCTGGATACTTCCGGATTTCtaactgaaaagcaaaggagCAAG GTCAAAAAAATCTACCAGAATGACAAGCGTCTCATGGCTGGCGACCACGCAGTTGAGCTGCTCCTGCATGACTTTGAGAAAAATTATAACATGTATGTGTACCCTGTGCACTGGCAGTTTCATCAGCTTGATCAGCACCCTGTTAAcag ATTATTAACACACTCTGAGCTTGCGCCATTGAGAGCCTCCCTTGTTCCCATGGAACACTGCATAACCCGTTTCTTCCAAGAGTGTGATGGAGACCAAGACAAACTCATTGCTTTGAAGGAATGGTGCCACTGCTTTGGGATTAAGGAAG